A window from Bradysia coprophila strain Holo2 chromosome X unlocalized genomic scaffold, BU_Bcop_v1 contig_20, whole genome shotgun sequence encodes these proteins:
- the LOC119068624 gene encoding uncharacterized protein LOC119068624 has product MSIQQFNFNQHLCTNFTYDPNEFSLQLDVMMNENNLYTNMVSAKNPPPLCLPFPLPPPIQVALNIEMCVKLFNIFTPGNNLHMCMDMQMNVQKAPIIVLHFDCMRMGQDGVAIVKPDQNGGLEVNTEGVSPEGPESPENPDVVDNVDTVPQTQVTQPGEPPQTDYDIYDEVTEVKIKN; this is encoded by the exons ATGTCTATTCAACAGTTTAACTTCAATCAGCACC ttTGCACAAACTTTACGTATGACCCCAACGAGTTCTCTTTACAACTGGACGTGATGAtgaacgaaaataatctgtACACAAATATGGTATCGGCCAAAAATCCACCACCGTTATGTCTTCCATTTCCGCTTCCGCCCCCAATTCAAGTGGCTTTAAACATTGAGATGTGCGttaaattattcaatatttttacgcCAGGAAATAATCTTCACATGTGCATGGACATGCAAATGAACGTGCAAAAAGCGCCAATCATT GTGTTGCACTTTGATTGTATGAGAATGGGACAGGACGGTGTTGCCATCGTGAAGCCAGATCAGAATGGAGGCCTAGAAGTAAATACGGAAGGAGTGAGTCCAGAGGGTCCAGAGAGTCCAGAGAATCCAGATGTTGTGGATAACGTTGATACAGTGCCTCAGACTCAAGTAACGCAGCCGGGTGAACCACCTCAAACAGATTATGACATTTACGATGAAGTTACtgaagttaaaataaaaaattga